The following coding sequences lie in one Arachis ipaensis cultivar K30076 chromosome B05, Araip1.1, whole genome shotgun sequence genomic window:
- the LOC107644076 gene encoding protein NRDE2 homolog isoform X2, giving the protein MDNKPPEQLTPTSTEEEVTAAATDETTSIFPLFPLTASSSSTLATSTVPQWLSNSSFTADVSLINDAVASQLRSETALSPPQRHRSDDDEEHEEDGGNRAQEKAVPRSSYEILESSESEGRDKKEKRSKKKRKKRKRDRSRERGGLDSYNSRKSGVRAWADSESSTAAKDYYFDSHGDRDNLAFGCIYRMDIARYKPYNPSKLSGLNVRRLYWRNHSVSLLEKESDVDTLDGTMKSAGRYWSGKYIALERHKSFKRLRLVAPKLSSVLADDEFIPLSDIGTSHRAVDSDSVSKTASVVEESWEDEMLNKTREFNKLTREHPHDEKVWLAFAEFQDKVAGMQRQKGARLQTLEKKISILEKSVELNPDNEVLLLYLLKTYQTRDSSDVLIGRWQKILVQHSGSYKLWREFLHVVQRDFSRFKVSEVRKMYAHAIEALSASCSKHSRQVHRGADPSLPDPVIVELELGLVDIFLSLCRFEWQAGYRELATALFQAEIEFSLFCPPLLFTEQSKQRLFEYFWNSGGARVGEEGALGWSTWLEKEEETRQRIVKEELSRENEGGGWTGWSEPLSKDKEVAAKVEDEVNDDLVMEDNEDEDEDEDVEPEVDNETLMKMLGIDVNAGDGGEVNDASTWIKWSEVESSRDCDQWMPLHTKSDMTSTAIGTPKAEADEQLLRTVLYEDVNEYLFSLSTAEARLSLVSQFIDFYGGKISQLVSSNSPTWTENVLSFEDLPESMLEKLKSTHEVLTKEESSPTDFSFGFLSGSISRNADMMKFLRNTVLLFLTVFPRNHILEEAVLISEELFVTKINPSSCMVTPCRALAKSLLKSDRQDVLLCGIYAQREASYGNIDHARKVFDMALLSVEGLPV; this is encoded by the exons ATGGACAACAAACCGCCAGAGCAACTGACGCCGACATCGACGGAGGAGGAAGTCACCGCAGCAGCCACCGACGAAACAACTTCTATTTTCCCTCTGTTCCCTCTCACAGCAAGCTCCTCCTCTACGCTGGCCACTAGTACGGTCCCTCAATGGCTCTCCAACTCCAGCTTCACCGCCGACGTGTCTCTCATAAACGACGCCGTTGCCTCCCAACTCCGCAGCGAAACCGCCCTATCGCCACCACAGCGCCACCGCTCCGACGACGATGAGGAACACGAAGAAGATGGCGGAAATCGAGCTCAGGAGAAGGCTGTTCCTCGTTCTTCCTACGAGATTCTAGAATCTTCCGAGTCTGAGGGAAGagataagaaggagaagaggagtaagaagaagaggaagaagcggaAGCGCGATAGGTCACGTGAGAGAGGCGGACTCGACAGTTATAATTCGAGGAAGTCGGGCGTTCGAGCTTGGGCCGATTCAGAGTCGTCCACCGCCGCCAAAGACTATTATTTCGATTCTCACGGTGATCGTGATAATCTTGCATTTGGTTGCATCTATAG AATGGATATTGCACGGTACAAACCTTACAATCCTTCGAAACTATCTGGGCTAAATGTTAGAAGATTATATTGGCGGAACCATAGTGTTTCTCTCTTGGAAAAAGAGAGCGATGTGGATACATTGGATGGTACAATGAAGTCTGCTGGTCGTTACTGGTCTGGGAAGTATATAGCTCTGGAACGGCACAAAAGTTTTAAGCGTCTACGTCTTGTTGCACCAAAATTGTCTTCCGTTTTGGCGGATGACGAGTTTATACCTTTGTCTGATATTGGGACATCTCATCGAGCTGTGGATAGTGATTCTGTCTCTAAAACTGCATCAGTGGTTGAAGAATCTTGGGAAGATGAAATGTTAAACAAAACTCGGGAGTTTAACAAACTCACAAGGGAGCACCCCCATGATGAGAAAGTTTGGTTAGCTTTTGCTGAGTTCCAAGATAAGGTTGCAGGGATGCAACGACAAAAAGGTGCTCGCTTGCAGACTCTTGAAAAGAAGATTAGCATTCTGGAAAAGTCAGTTGAGCTTAACCCAGACAATGAAGTGCTATTGCTTTACCTTTTGAAAACATATCAAACAAGAGACAGCTCTGATGTGCTAATTGGGAGATGGCAGAAGATACTTGTGCAACACTCTGGAAGCTATAAGTTATGGAGAGAATTCTTGCATGTTGTTCAGAGAGATTTCTCCAGATTTAAGGTTTCAGAGGTTAGGAAGATGTATGCACATGCAATTGAAGCTCTATCTGCTTCATGCAGCAAGCACTCTAGGCAG GTTCACCGAGGTGCTGATCCCTCTTTGCCAGATCCTGTAATTGTTGAGCTAGAACTTGGTCTTGTGGATATATTTCTCAGTCTTTGCAGATTTGAATGGCAGGCTGGTTACAGGGAGTTGGCCACTGCTTTATTTCAGGCTGAAATTGAGTTTAGTTTGTTTTGTCCACCTTTGCTTTTCACAGAGCAGAGTAAGCAAAGAttgtttgaatatttttggaaTAGTGGTGGTGCTAGAGTTGGAGAAGAAGGAGCTCTTGGTTGGTCCACCTGGTTGGAGAAAGAGGAGGAAACTAGGCAGCGGATTGTCAAAGAGGAGCTTTCACGTGAAAATGAGGGTGGTGGCTGGACTGGTTGGTCAGAACCGTTGTCTAAAGATAAGGAGGTTGCTGCCAAAGTTGAAGATGAAGTCAACGATGATTTGGTTATGGAGGATAAtgaggatgaagatgaagatgaagatgttgagccAGAAGTTGATAATGAAACTTTAATGAAAATGCTAGGAATTGATGTCAATGCTGGGGATGGTGGTGAAGTGAATGATGCTTCAACTTGGATCAAATGGTCAGAAGTAGAATCTTCCAGAGATTGTGATCAGTGGATGCCTCTGCATACGAAATCTG ATATGACCTCTACTGCTATTGGAACACCCAAAGCAGAAGCCGATGAACAACTGTTGAGAACTGTCTTATATGAAGATGTGAACGAGTACCTATTCTCCTTGAGCACAGCAGAGGCTCGATTATCTTTGGTATCCCAGTTCATTGACTTCTATGGTGGGAAGATATCTCAATT GGTTTCGTCAAACAGTCCAACTTGGACAGAGAATGTCCTTAGCTTTGAGGATCTGCCAGAATCTATGTTAGAGAAGTTGAAAAGCACCCATGAAGTGTTGACAAAAGAAGAAAGCAGTCCTACTGATTTCAGTTTTGGTTTTCTATCAGGCAGTATCTCAAGGAATGCTGATATGATGAAATTTCTACGCAATACTGTCTTACTTTTCTTGACTGTTTTTCCACGTAATCACATATTGGAAGAAGCTGTCCTTATTTCTGAAGAgctatttgtaacaaaaattaatCCTTCTAGTTGCATGGTTACACCATGTCGAGCTTTAGCAAAGTCCCTCTTAAAAAGTGATAGGCAG GATGTTCTATTATGTGGTATATATGCTCAAAGAGAGGCAAGTTATGGTAACATTGATCATGCAAGAAAAGTGTTTGACATGGCGTTATTATCTGTGGAAGGGCTTCCTGTG TAG
- the LOC107644076 gene encoding protein NRDE2 homolog isoform X1, whose protein sequence is MDNKPPEQLTPTSTEEEVTAAATDETTSIFPLFPLTASSSSTLATSTVPQWLSNSSFTADVSLINDAVASQLRSETALSPPQRHRSDDDEEHEEDGGNRAQEKAVPRSSYEILESSESEGRDKKEKRSKKKRKKRKRDRSRERGGLDSYNSRKSGVRAWADSESSTAAKDYYFDSHGDRDNLAFGCIYRMDIARYKPYNPSKLSGLNVRRLYWRNHSVSLLEKESDVDTLDGTMKSAGRYWSGKYIALERHKSFKRLRLVAPKLSSVLADDEFIPLSDIGTSHRAVDSDSVSKTASVVEESWEDEMLNKTREFNKLTREHPHDEKVWLAFAEFQDKVAGMQRQKGARLQTLEKKISILEKSVELNPDNEVLLLYLLKTYQTRDSSDVLIGRWQKILVQHSGSYKLWREFLHVVQRDFSRFKVSEVRKMYAHAIEALSASCSKHSRQVHRGADPSLPDPVIVELELGLVDIFLSLCRFEWQAGYRELATALFQAEIEFSLFCPPLLFTEQSKQRLFEYFWNSGGARVGEEGALGWSTWLEKEEETRQRIVKEELSRENEGGGWTGWSEPLSKDKEVAAKVEDEVNDDLVMEDNEDEDEDEDVEPEVDNETLMKMLGIDVNAGDGGEVNDASTWIKWSEVESSRDCDQWMPLHTKSDMTSTAIGTPKAEADEQLLRTVLYEDVNEYLFSLSTAEARLSLVSQFIDFYGGKISQLVSSNSPTWTENVLSFEDLPESMLEKLKSTHEVLTKEESSPTDFSFGFLSGSISRNADMMKFLRNTVLLFLTVFPRNHILEEAVLISEELFVTKINPSSCMVTPCRALAKSLLKSDRQDVLLCGIYAQREASYGNIDHARKVFDMALLSVEGLPVERQSNAPLLYFWYAEMELANKSDNDRESSHRAIHILSCLGSDTKYSPFKSQATSLHQLRARQGFKEKLRTVRSSWVRGIINDQSVALICSAALFEELTSGWDAGIDVMDQAFAVVLPETRSHSYQLEFLFNYYIRMLQRHQSQSSLAKVWESISKGLQMYPFSPELLKGVVEVGHLYTTSNKVRRVLDGYCYKKPSVVLWLFALSYEMSRGGSRHRIRGLFERALGSDKLSTSVVLWRCYIAYEMDIVKDPSAARRVFFRAIHACPWSKRLWLDGFLRLNSVLTAKELSDLQEVMRDKELNLRTDIYEILLQES, encoded by the exons ATGGACAACAAACCGCCAGAGCAACTGACGCCGACATCGACGGAGGAGGAAGTCACCGCAGCAGCCACCGACGAAACAACTTCTATTTTCCCTCTGTTCCCTCTCACAGCAAGCTCCTCCTCTACGCTGGCCACTAGTACGGTCCCTCAATGGCTCTCCAACTCCAGCTTCACCGCCGACGTGTCTCTCATAAACGACGCCGTTGCCTCCCAACTCCGCAGCGAAACCGCCCTATCGCCACCACAGCGCCACCGCTCCGACGACGATGAGGAACACGAAGAAGATGGCGGAAATCGAGCTCAGGAGAAGGCTGTTCCTCGTTCTTCCTACGAGATTCTAGAATCTTCCGAGTCTGAGGGAAGagataagaaggagaagaggagtaagaagaagaggaagaagcggaAGCGCGATAGGTCACGTGAGAGAGGCGGACTCGACAGTTATAATTCGAGGAAGTCGGGCGTTCGAGCTTGGGCCGATTCAGAGTCGTCCACCGCCGCCAAAGACTATTATTTCGATTCTCACGGTGATCGTGATAATCTTGCATTTGGTTGCATCTATAG AATGGATATTGCACGGTACAAACCTTACAATCCTTCGAAACTATCTGGGCTAAATGTTAGAAGATTATATTGGCGGAACCATAGTGTTTCTCTCTTGGAAAAAGAGAGCGATGTGGATACATTGGATGGTACAATGAAGTCTGCTGGTCGTTACTGGTCTGGGAAGTATATAGCTCTGGAACGGCACAAAAGTTTTAAGCGTCTACGTCTTGTTGCACCAAAATTGTCTTCCGTTTTGGCGGATGACGAGTTTATACCTTTGTCTGATATTGGGACATCTCATCGAGCTGTGGATAGTGATTCTGTCTCTAAAACTGCATCAGTGGTTGAAGAATCTTGGGAAGATGAAATGTTAAACAAAACTCGGGAGTTTAACAAACTCACAAGGGAGCACCCCCATGATGAGAAAGTTTGGTTAGCTTTTGCTGAGTTCCAAGATAAGGTTGCAGGGATGCAACGACAAAAAGGTGCTCGCTTGCAGACTCTTGAAAAGAAGATTAGCATTCTGGAAAAGTCAGTTGAGCTTAACCCAGACAATGAAGTGCTATTGCTTTACCTTTTGAAAACATATCAAACAAGAGACAGCTCTGATGTGCTAATTGGGAGATGGCAGAAGATACTTGTGCAACACTCTGGAAGCTATAAGTTATGGAGAGAATTCTTGCATGTTGTTCAGAGAGATTTCTCCAGATTTAAGGTTTCAGAGGTTAGGAAGATGTATGCACATGCAATTGAAGCTCTATCTGCTTCATGCAGCAAGCACTCTAGGCAG GTTCACCGAGGTGCTGATCCCTCTTTGCCAGATCCTGTAATTGTTGAGCTAGAACTTGGTCTTGTGGATATATTTCTCAGTCTTTGCAGATTTGAATGGCAGGCTGGTTACAGGGAGTTGGCCACTGCTTTATTTCAGGCTGAAATTGAGTTTAGTTTGTTTTGTCCACCTTTGCTTTTCACAGAGCAGAGTAAGCAAAGAttgtttgaatatttttggaaTAGTGGTGGTGCTAGAGTTGGAGAAGAAGGAGCTCTTGGTTGGTCCACCTGGTTGGAGAAAGAGGAGGAAACTAGGCAGCGGATTGTCAAAGAGGAGCTTTCACGTGAAAATGAGGGTGGTGGCTGGACTGGTTGGTCAGAACCGTTGTCTAAAGATAAGGAGGTTGCTGCCAAAGTTGAAGATGAAGTCAACGATGATTTGGTTATGGAGGATAAtgaggatgaagatgaagatgaagatgttgagccAGAAGTTGATAATGAAACTTTAATGAAAATGCTAGGAATTGATGTCAATGCTGGGGATGGTGGTGAAGTGAATGATGCTTCAACTTGGATCAAATGGTCAGAAGTAGAATCTTCCAGAGATTGTGATCAGTGGATGCCTCTGCATACGAAATCTG ATATGACCTCTACTGCTATTGGAACACCCAAAGCAGAAGCCGATGAACAACTGTTGAGAACTGTCTTATATGAAGATGTGAACGAGTACCTATTCTCCTTGAGCACAGCAGAGGCTCGATTATCTTTGGTATCCCAGTTCATTGACTTCTATGGTGGGAAGATATCTCAATT GGTTTCGTCAAACAGTCCAACTTGGACAGAGAATGTCCTTAGCTTTGAGGATCTGCCAGAATCTATGTTAGAGAAGTTGAAAAGCACCCATGAAGTGTTGACAAAAGAAGAAAGCAGTCCTACTGATTTCAGTTTTGGTTTTCTATCAGGCAGTATCTCAAGGAATGCTGATATGATGAAATTTCTACGCAATACTGTCTTACTTTTCTTGACTGTTTTTCCACGTAATCACATATTGGAAGAAGCTGTCCTTATTTCTGAAGAgctatttgtaacaaaaattaatCCTTCTAGTTGCATGGTTACACCATGTCGAGCTTTAGCAAAGTCCCTCTTAAAAAGTGATAGGCAG GATGTTCTATTATGTGGTATATATGCTCAAAGAGAGGCAAGTTATGGTAACATTGATCATGCAAGAAAAGTGTTTGACATGGCGTTATTATCTGTGGAAGGGCTTCCTGTG GAACGACAGTCCAATGCTCCTCTTTTATATTTCTGGTATGCTGAGATGGAGCTTGCAAATAAATCTGATAATGATCGTGAATCTTCACATAGAGCAATACATATATTGTCATGCTTGGGTAGTGATACAAAATATAGCCCATTTAAAAGTCAAGCAACAAGTTTGCATCAACTTAGAGCACGTCAAGGGTTTAAGGAAAAACTGAGAACTGTACGATCATCTTGGGTTCGTGGTATAATAAATGATCAGTCTGTCGCTCTAATATGTTCCGCTGCACTGTTTGAGGAGCTCACCTCTGGGTGGGATGCAGGCATTGATGTTATGGATCAAGCTTTTGCAGTTGTGCTTCCAG AAACGAGAAGCCATAGCTATCAACTTGAATTTTTGTTTAACTATTACATAAGGATGCTTCAGAGACATCAGAGCCAATCAAGTCTGGCTAAAGTTTGGGAGTCCATCTCCAAGGGACTCCAGATGTATCCCTTCAGCCCAGAACTTCTTAAAGGTGTAGTGGAGGTTGGCCATCTGTACACAACATCTAATAAAGTGCGGCGGGTGCTTGATGGCTATTGTTACAA GAAACCATCTGTTGTTCTCTGGCTTTTTGCATTGTCGTATGAGATGTCTAGAGGTGGTTCACGGCATAGAATCCGTGGGTTGTTTGAAAGGGCGTTGGGTTCTGATAAACTTAGTACTTCTGTGGTACTATGGCGATGCTACATTGCATATGAAATGGACATTGTAAAGGATCCTTCTGCAGCTCGACGTGTTTTCTTCCGTGCTATCCATGCGTGCCCCTG GTCAAAGAGACTATGGTTGGATGGCTTTCTCAGACTGAACTCTGTCCTTACTGCGAAAGAGCTATCTGATCTGCAGGAAGTTATGCGTGACAAGGAGTTGAATCTGAGAACTGACATATATGAGATCCTTCTACAGGAATCATGA